One region of Streptomyces capillispiralis genomic DNA includes:
- a CDS encoding alpha/beta fold hydrolase — protein MSESSAEAVTAAATAAVASAAGAPGAPGGWRRATGVAGLAIGVLATGAAAGVAIERMTVGRGMRRKARLALDSAGPYGALRGTPGKAYADDGTELYYEVDDVDPDPAATPARRRRLFGRRSPAPVTVVFSHGYCLSQDSWHFQRAALRGVVRTVYWDQRSHGRSARGAAQVERGEPVTIEQLGRDLKAVVDAAAPEGPIVLVGHSMGGMTVMALADQFPELIRERVVGVALVGTSSGRLGEVNFGLPVAGVNAVRRVLPGVLKALGQRAELVERGRRATADLFAGVIKRYSFASRDVDPAVARFAERMIEGTPIDVVAEYYPAFSDHDKTEALAHFAGLPVLVLAGVQDLVTPSEHSEAVADLLPEAELVLVPDAGHLVMLEHPEVVTDRLADLLTRAGAVPAGATVDGYGSSSTAQPG, from the coding sequence GTGAGCGAGAGCAGCGCGGAGGCCGTCACGGCCGCCGCCACGGCGGCCGTCGCCTCCGCCGCCGGAGCGCCCGGCGCGCCCGGCGGCTGGCGCCGCGCCACCGGCGTCGCGGGCCTCGCGATAGGCGTGCTCGCCACCGGAGCCGCCGCGGGCGTCGCGATAGAGCGGATGACGGTCGGCCGGGGCATGCGCAGGAAGGCCCGGCTCGCCCTCGACTCCGCGGGCCCGTACGGCGCCCTGCGCGGCACACCCGGCAAGGCGTACGCCGATGACGGCACCGAGCTGTACTACGAGGTCGACGACGTCGACCCCGATCCGGCCGCGACCCCCGCGCGGCGCCGCAGGCTGTTCGGCCGCCGTTCCCCCGCCCCCGTCACCGTCGTCTTCAGCCACGGTTACTGCCTCAGCCAGGACTCCTGGCACTTCCAGCGGGCCGCGCTGCGGGGCGTGGTGCGGACCGTGTACTGGGACCAGCGCAGCCACGGACGTTCGGCGCGGGGCGCGGCGCAGGTGGAGCGGGGCGAACCGGTCACCATCGAGCAGCTGGGCCGCGACCTGAAGGCCGTCGTCGACGCGGCGGCGCCCGAGGGGCCGATCGTGCTGGTCGGCCACTCCATGGGCGGGATGACGGTGATGGCCCTCGCCGACCAGTTCCCGGAGCTGATCCGCGAACGGGTCGTCGGGGTCGCCCTGGTCGGGACGTCGTCGGGGCGCCTCGGCGAGGTCAACTTCGGACTGCCGGTGGCCGGCGTCAACGCGGTGCGGCGGGTGCTGCCCGGGGTGCTGAAGGCGCTCGGGCAGCGGGCCGAGCTGGTGGAGAGGGGGCGCCGGGCCACCGCTGACCTGTTCGCCGGGGTCATCAAGCGGTACTCGTTCGCGTCGCGGGACGTGGACCCGGCCGTCGCCCGGTTCGCCGAGCGGATGATCGAGGGCACGCCGATCGACGTGGTCGCCGAGTACTACCCGGCGTTCAGCGACCACGACAAGACCGAGGCGCTCGCCCACTTCGCCGGCCTGCCGGTGCTGGTGCTGGCCGGGGTGCAGGACCTGGTCACCCCGAGCGAGCACAGCGAGGCCGTCGCCGACCTGCTGCCGGAGGCGGAGCTGGTGCTGGTCCCCGACGCCGGGCACCTGGTGATGCTGGAGCACCCGGAGGTGGTCACCGACCGCCTCGCCGACCTGCTCACCCGCGCGGGCGCGGTGCCGGCAGGGGCTACCGTGGATGGCTATGGAAGCAGCAGCACCGCACAACCCGGCTGA
- the tsaE gene encoding tRNA (adenosine(37)-N6)-threonylcarbamoyltransferase complex ATPase subunit type 1 TsaE — translation MEAAAPHNPAEPSASTVELTVTSPEQMRELGRRLAKLLRAGDLVLLSGELGAGKTTLTRGLGEGLGVRGAVTSPTFVIARVHPSLGDGPPLVHVDAYRLSGGLDEMEDLDLDVSLPESVIVVEWGEGKVEELTDDRLHLVIHRAVGDTTDEVRHLTVTGLGERWTGTDLTVLSA, via the coding sequence ATGGAAGCAGCAGCACCGCACAACCCGGCTGAACCGTCCGCCAGCACCGTCGAGCTGACCGTCACGTCCCCCGAGCAGATGCGCGAACTGGGGCGCAGGCTCGCCAAGCTGCTGCGTGCGGGGGACCTGGTCCTGCTCTCGGGTGAGCTGGGCGCGGGCAAGACGACGCTGACCCGGGGGCTCGGCGAGGGGCTGGGCGTCCGGGGCGCGGTCACCTCCCCGACGTTCGTGATCGCCCGGGTGCACCCGTCCCTGGGGGACGGTCCGCCGCTGGTCCACGTCGACGCGTACCGCCTGTCCGGCGGGCTGGACGAGATGGAGGACCTCGATCTCGACGTCTCGCTGCCGGAGTCGGTGATCGTCGTGGAGTGGGGCGAGGGCAAGGTCGAGGAGCTGACCGACGACCGCCTCCACCTCGTCATCCACCGGGCGGTCGGCGACACCACGGACGAGGTGCGCCACCTGACCGTGACCGGGCTGGGCGAGCGCTGGACGGGGACCGACCTGACCGTGCTGTCGGCCTGA
- the alr gene encoding alanine racemase: MNETVAPGGAELRARAEIDLAAVRANVRALRERAPGAALMAVVKADGYGHGAVACARAAVEAGATWLGTATPQEALALRAPGAGVPAGVRIMCWLWTPGGPWREAVEADLDVSLSGMWALREVTEAARLAGRPARVQLKADTGLGRGGCQPGDDWAELVAGALRAEAEGLLRVTGLWSHFACADEPGHPSVAAQLTRFREMAAYAERQGIDPEVRHIANSPATLTLPESHFDLVRPGIAMYGVSPSPEIGTPADLGLRPVMTLSAALALVKHVPGGHGVSYGHHYVTPGATTLGLVPLGYADGIPRHASSTGPVLVEGKWRTVAGRIAMDQFVVDLGGDEPGPGAEAVLFGPGDRGEPTAEDWAQAAGTIAYEIVTRIGTRVPRVYVNEGQDG; the protein is encoded by the coding sequence ATGAACGAGACAGTTGCCCCGGGGGGCGCGGAGCTGCGGGCCCGTGCCGAGATCGACCTGGCCGCCGTGCGGGCCAATGTGCGGGCCCTGCGCGAGCGGGCACCCGGCGCCGCCCTCATGGCCGTCGTCAAGGCCGACGGCTACGGGCACGGCGCCGTCGCGTGTGCCCGGGCCGCCGTCGAGGCCGGCGCGACCTGGCTGGGCACCGCCACCCCGCAGGAGGCGCTCGCGCTGCGCGCGCCCGGCGCCGGGGTACCGGCCGGCGTACGGATCATGTGCTGGCTGTGGACACCGGGCGGGCCCTGGCGGGAGGCGGTCGAGGCCGACCTCGACGTGTCCCTGAGCGGCATGTGGGCGTTGCGCGAGGTCACCGAGGCCGCCCGGCTCGCCGGCCGGCCCGCGCGGGTGCAGCTCAAGGCCGACACCGGGCTCGGGCGCGGCGGCTGCCAGCCCGGCGACGACTGGGCGGAGCTGGTCGCGGGGGCGCTGCGCGCCGAGGCCGAGGGCCTGCTGCGGGTCACCGGACTCTGGTCCCACTTCGCCTGCGCCGACGAGCCAGGCCACCCTTCCGTCGCCGCCCAGCTGACCCGCTTCCGGGAGATGGCGGCGTACGCGGAGCGGCAGGGGATCGACCCCGAGGTGCGGCACATCGCCAACTCGCCCGCCACCCTCACGCTCCCCGAGAGCCACTTCGACCTCGTCCGCCCCGGCATCGCGATGTACGGCGTCTCACCCAGTCCCGAGATCGGCACCCCCGCCGACCTCGGACTGCGCCCGGTGATGACCCTGTCCGCCGCGCTGGCCCTGGTGAAGCACGTCCCGGGCGGCCACGGCGTCAGCTACGGCCACCACTACGTCACCCCGGGCGCCACCACGCTGGGCCTGGTCCCGCTCGGGTACGCGGATGGCATCCCGCGCCACGCCTCCTCCACCGGCCCGGTGCTGGTCGAGGGCAAGTGGCGCACGGTCGCCGGGCGGATCGCGATGGACCAGTTCGTCGTCGACCTGGGCGGCGACGAGCCGGGGCCGGGTGCCGAGGCGGTCCTCTTCGGACCCGGCGACCGGGGCGAGCCCACCGCCGAGGACTGGGCGCAGGCGGCCGGAACCATCGCGTACGAGATCGTGACCCGGATCGGAACACGCGTGCCGCGCGTCTACGTGAACGAGGGACAGGACGGGTAA